In Robbsia sp. KACC 23696, a single window of DNA contains:
- the accC gene encoding acetyl-CoA carboxylase biotin carboxylase subunit, which translates to MSFSKILIANRGEIALRIMRACRECDIATVAVYSEADAHAAHVRFADEAWCIGPAAASASYLNQAAILFAATVSGAEAIHPGYGFLSENATFAARVEAQGMTFVGPTPDAIRTMGDKVAAKRAMRAAGVPCVPGPDTSLPDTPDAILAVAREIGFPVIVKAAGGGGGRGMRVVESEASLLSAVATTREEARRAFGRPELYIEKFLEYPRHVEIQVLCDSHGGAVWLGSRDCSIQRRHQKVLEEAPAPGIPAASLQAVGERCVAACRQIGYRGVGTFEFLFENGEFYFIEMNTRLQVEHPVTEEITGIDLVKEQIRVAQGLPLTIRQEDIQSAGHAFECRINAEDPFSFAPCPGVVSAWTVPGGHGVRVDSHMSAGAEIPPYYDSMIGKLIVRGKTREEAISRMRVALDGIVAEGVKTNIPLHRALFRDAGLIAGGADIHYLERWLTQRAVP; encoded by the coding sequence ATGAGCTTTTCCAAGATACTGATCGCGAATCGCGGGGAGATTGCGCTGCGTATCATGCGTGCCTGCCGCGAATGCGATATCGCGACCGTCGCCGTGTATTCGGAAGCCGACGCGCACGCCGCCCATGTGCGATTTGCCGATGAGGCATGGTGTATCGGGCCGGCGGCAGCCTCGGCCAGCTATCTGAATCAAGCGGCGATCCTGTTCGCCGCCACCGTCAGCGGCGCGGAAGCGATCCATCCAGGATATGGCTTCCTTTCCGAAAACGCCACGTTCGCAGCACGTGTGGAAGCACAAGGCATGACATTCGTCGGCCCGACGCCTGATGCGATCCGGACGATGGGCGACAAGGTGGCGGCAAAGCGGGCGATGCGCGCGGCGGGCGTGCCCTGCGTGCCGGGCCCCGATACGTCGCTGCCCGATACGCCCGACGCGATCCTGGCAGTCGCACGGGAGATCGGCTTTCCGGTGATCGTGAAAGCCGCCGGTGGCGGTGGCGGCCGAGGCATGCGTGTCGTGGAAAGCGAGGCGTCCTTGCTGTCGGCGGTGGCGACCACGCGCGAGGAAGCGCGGCGCGCGTTCGGCCGGCCCGAACTGTATATCGAGAAATTTCTCGAATACCCGCGCCATGTCGAGATTCAAGTGTTATGCGACAGCCACGGCGGTGCCGTGTGGCTGGGATCCCGAGACTGTTCGATCCAGCGTCGTCACCAGAAGGTGCTCGAGGAGGCACCGGCACCCGGCATTCCGGCCGCGTCTTTGCAAGCGGTGGGCGAACGCTGCGTGGCGGCATGCCGTCAGATCGGGTACCGCGGCGTCGGTACCTTCGAATTCCTGTTCGAGAATGGCGAATTCTACTTTATCGAGATGAACACGCGGCTCCAGGTCGAGCATCCCGTCACCGAGGAAATCACCGGCATCGATCTGGTCAAGGAGCAGATTCGTGTTGCCCAGGGTCTGCCGCTGACGATCCGCCAAGAGGACATCCAGAGCGCCGGACACGCCTTCGAATGCCGAATCAATGCCGAGGATCCGTTCAGCTTTGCGCCCTGTCCCGGTGTGGTATCGGCATGGACCGTTCCGGGCGGCCATGGCGTGCGCGTCGACTCTCATATGTCCGCCGGCGCCGAGATTCCGCCCTACTACGATTCGATGATCGGCAAGCTGATCGTGCGCGGCAAGACGCGTGAGGAAGCGATATCGCGGATGCGCGTGGCACTCGACGGCATCGTCGCCGAGGGCGTGAAAACCAATATTCCCTTGCATCGCGCACTATTTCGAGATGCAGGACTGATCGCCGGCGGCGCGGATATTCACTATCTCGAACGCTGGCTGACGCAAAGGGCTGTGCCATGA
- a CDS encoding biotin/lipoyl-containing protein: MHLEKIEALITLLHASSVSELSLREGDSTLRLTRSMPPTGQARSSAAPLLDDMQCDKQEDVAAEPAPDEAVSSPPSHKSPMQAADIAIPSPMFGVVHLTPSPNDPAFVTLGDTVTVGTTLCTVEAMKTFNAVEAETAGVVTAILVKAGDEVKPGQILFRIAP, from the coding sequence ATGCATCTAGAGAAGATTGAAGCGTTGATCACCTTGCTGCATGCTTCCAGCGTGAGCGAGCTGTCATTACGTGAGGGCGATAGCACGCTCCGCCTTACGCGCAGCATGCCCCCCACCGGACAGGCGCGGTCGTCCGCCGCGCCTCTGCTTGACGACATGCAATGCGACAAGCAAGAGGATGTCGCGGCCGAGCCTGCGCCTGACGAGGCTGTCAGTAGCCCGCCGTCTCATAAATCGCCGATGCAAGCGGCCGACATTGCGATTCCCTCGCCGATGTTCGGGGTCGTCCATCTGACCCCATCGCCGAACGATCCCGCCTTCGTCACGCTCGGCGATACGGTCACTGTCGGCACGACGCTCTGCACCGTCGAAGCGATGAAGACCTTCAACGCGGTGGAAGCCGAAACTGCCGGCGTCGTCACGGCCATCCTGGTGAAAGCCGGGGATGAAGTCAAACCCGGCCAGATCCTGTTCCGTATCGCACCATGA
- the nac gene encoding nitrogen assimilation transcriptional regulator NAC — protein sequence MNLRRLKYFVKIVDAGSLTQAAEMLHIAQPALSQQLITLEEEFQQQLLVRTKRGVMATDAGLALYRHAQAILRQLEMAQADVKSAGKSLTGQVSVGLAPGTGASALSLPLLRAVRSRHPDILLYINENFGTTLSELIMNGRMDMAVLYGDKPANGLTFQLLANEDLYLLAPRNIPIEGPTVEVDALRDVPLLLPRPYNYLRKYVDEGFARMQQVPKVIAEIESAATLAAAVGAGLGATILPDSTAKVVAASCDATVHRIVSPAINIPLSLCLSDRLPLSEPANAVKDILLEIAAAQPHDTLGAATDA from the coding sequence TTGAACCTCCGGCGCCTTAAATATTTCGTGAAGATCGTTGACGCCGGCAGTCTGACGCAGGCTGCCGAGATGCTTCATATCGCCCAGCCGGCACTGAGCCAGCAGTTGATCACGCTCGAGGAAGAATTCCAGCAGCAACTGCTCGTAAGAACCAAACGTGGTGTGATGGCAACGGATGCAGGACTGGCGCTGTATCGGCACGCCCAGGCCATTCTGAGACAGTTGGAGATGGCGCAGGCCGACGTCAAAAGCGCGGGCAAGAGCTTGACCGGACAGGTCTCCGTCGGTCTGGCGCCCGGCACCGGGGCGTCCGCATTGTCGCTGCCCTTGCTACGGGCGGTGCGCTCGCGTCATCCCGATATCCTGCTCTACATCAACGAGAATTTCGGCACGACGCTCAGCGAATTGATCATGAACGGCCGCATGGACATGGCCGTGTTGTATGGCGACAAGCCGGCCAATGGCCTGACGTTCCAATTGCTCGCCAATGAAGACCTGTACTTGCTGGCGCCGCGCAACATCCCGATCGAGGGACCGACCGTCGAAGTGGATGCACTCCGCGATGTGCCGCTGTTGCTGCCCCGCCCGTACAACTACTTGCGCAAATACGTCGATGAGGGATTCGCACGCATGCAGCAAGTGCCCAAAGTGATCGCCGAAATCGAATCGGCGGCGACATTGGCGGCCGCGGTGGGCGCAGGTCTCGGCGCGACGATCCTGCCGGACTCCACGGCGAAAGTGGTTGCCGCCAGTTGCGACGCCACCGTGCATCGCATCGTCTCGCCCGCCATCAACATTCCACTGTCGCTGTGTCTGTCCGACAGGTTACCGCTTTCCGAACCGGCCAACGCCGTCAAGGATATCCTGCTTGAAATTGCGGCTGCCCAGCCGCATGACACGCTTGGCGCCGCGACGGACGCTTGA
- a CDS encoding aspartate transaminase, with the protein MASRGPNRIAARISRVKPSPSSAAADRAAALRRAGKKIVNLVVGEPDFDTPAHIRQAACDAIARGETRYTQNAGTPALRAAIATKLESENGLTVDPKNVLVTCGAKHAIFNALSVTIEPGDEVLIPAPYWVSYPDMALACEGVPVVLPCLEQNDFKLDATTLRAALTPRTRWLLLNSPTNPTGATYNAADLRSLADVLLDYPDVLILTDDIYEHIAYNDAPLVHLGKVEPALLSRIVIVNGVSKTYAMTGWRIGYAAGPADIIAAMETLQSQSTSNACSVSQAAALAALQGDQSFVKESVAVYRQRRDRAAALINATPGLSCRAPGGAFYLYVNCQGLIGKTTAGGRTLGDDNEVVMYLLEEKGVAVIAGTAYGTPGYFRMSIATSLDVIEEGIALMAEAFRDVR; encoded by the coding sequence ATTGCATCGCGTGGTCCAAACCGCATCGCGGCTCGAATTTCCCGAGTCAAGCCATCCCCGAGCAGCGCCGCCGCCGACCGGGCAGCGGCGCTCCGTCGTGCCGGCAAAAAGATCGTGAACCTGGTGGTGGGAGAGCCGGACTTCGATACCCCCGCGCATATTCGGCAGGCCGCTTGCGATGCCATCGCGCGGGGCGAGACGCGCTATACGCAGAACGCCGGTACGCCGGCCTTGCGCGCGGCCATTGCCACCAAGCTGGAAAGCGAAAACGGTCTGACGGTCGATCCCAAAAATGTACTGGTCACGTGCGGCGCGAAACATGCCATTTTCAATGCACTGTCGGTGACGATCGAGCCGGGTGACGAAGTATTGATTCCGGCGCCGTACTGGGTATCCTATCCCGATATGGCGCTTGCCTGCGAAGGGGTGCCTGTGGTGCTGCCGTGCCTGGAGCAGAATGATTTCAAGCTGGATGCCACTACCTTGCGTGCGGCTTTGACGCCGCGCACGCGTTGGTTGTTGTTGAACTCACCAACCAATCCGACCGGCGCAACCTATAACGCCGCGGACTTGCGGTCGCTTGCCGACGTGTTGCTCGACTATCCCGATGTCTTGATATTGACCGACGACATCTACGAGCACATTGCCTATAACGATGCGCCCTTGGTCCATCTGGGCAAGGTCGAACCGGCTTTGCTATCGCGTATCGTCATTGTCAACGGCGTATCGAAAACCTATGCGATGACTGGCTGGCGTATCGGCTATGCCGCCGGTCCGGCCGATATCATCGCGGCGATGGAGACCTTGCAGTCGCAATCGACCAGCAATGCCTGCTCGGTGAGTCAGGCGGCCGCACTGGCGGCCTTGCAAGGCGACCAGTCCTTCGTCAAGGAATCCGTCGCGGTCTATCGCCAACGTCGCGATCGTGCCGCGGCGCTGATCAACGCCACACCGGGTCTGAGTTGCCGCGCGCCGGGCGGGGCCTTCTATCTCTACGTGAACTGCCAGGGGCTGATCGGCAAGACGACGGCAGGCGGCAGAACACTCGGCGACGACAACGAGGTCGTCATGTACCTGCTCGAAGAAAAGGGGGTGGCCGTCATCGCCGGCACCGCGTATGGCACGCCGGGTTATTTCAGAATGTCGATCGCGACCTCGCTCGATGTCATCGAGGAAGGGATCGCGCTGATGGCCGAGGCTTTCCGGGACGTTCGATAA
- a CDS encoding DHA2 family efflux MFS transporter permease subunit, with protein sequence MSTTHSPHPSPSPQPVSAPTLNFKDALCAMLGIATVLMMSALDQTVIGNALPSIAADLHGFSLYAWVATSYLLASIVTIPIFGKLGDAYGRKSFVLSAAILFTVASLLCALAPSMSMLVLARFLQGIGGGMMIGTAFACIPELFPDTARRLRWQMLLSALFSVVNAFGPTLGGVLTQHYSWRSVFYLNLPFGVIATFLVWRFLPSVPPAAGAPKRIDWLGAALLTVLLSALQIAVQWLPTEGFDGRTIGLLLLTLVALIALIAWERRASDPLLPAVLFSDRQLRTIFLLAALAGGIMFVMLFYMPMLLQGVLSYTPQDAGLLITPLVLCITLGAIVNGRIVTKLHNPNRLVVFGFTMLLLASVGLLTSTRHATFLTLLVLMFAAGIGFGFIYLNLTVFTQTLAPRVHLGIATAMTQSIRLVGGMLGTALVGSIVDACYRKGVVDGFAAHHWLARIAPYTDPKILFPGADRSMLTGQSAELSAMGQIAREALAHALLIGFSLSSVLALAGLMLVIKLNPVVLPGKKSTS encoded by the coding sequence ATGAGCACGACGCATTCTCCCCATCCCTCCCCTTCCCCGCAGCCCGTATCGGCGCCGACGCTGAACTTCAAGGACGCCCTTTGCGCGATGCTCGGTATCGCGACCGTGCTGATGATGTCGGCGCTGGACCAGACCGTCATCGGCAATGCGTTACCGAGTATCGCGGCGGACCTGCACGGTTTCTCGCTCTATGCATGGGTCGCGACAAGCTATCTGCTCGCCTCCATCGTCACTATCCCGATATTCGGCAAGCTTGGAGACGCGTATGGCCGAAAGTCTTTTGTCCTCTCCGCTGCGATCCTATTCACCGTGGCATCGCTGCTGTGTGCCTTGGCGCCCAGCATGTCGATGCTGGTGCTGGCGCGCTTCCTTCAAGGCATAGGCGGCGGCATGATGATCGGCACCGCCTTCGCCTGTATCCCGGAATTGTTCCCGGATACCGCCCGTCGTCTCCGCTGGCAGATGCTGCTCAGTGCGCTGTTCAGCGTCGTCAATGCCTTCGGGCCGACCTTGGGCGGCGTGCTGACGCAGCACTATAGCTGGCGATCGGTGTTTTACTTGAATCTTCCGTTCGGCGTCATCGCCACCTTCTTGGTCTGGCGCTTTCTGCCTTCCGTGCCGCCCGCCGCGGGTGCGCCCAAGCGCATCGATTGGCTGGGTGCCGCGCTGTTGACCGTTCTGTTGAGCGCACTGCAGATTGCCGTGCAATGGCTGCCGACGGAGGGTTTCGATGGCAGAACCATCGGCTTGCTCCTCTTGACGCTTGTCGCGTTAATCGCGCTGATTGCATGGGAACGGCGTGCGTCGGATCCGCTGCTGCCAGCGGTCCTTTTCTCGGATCGGCAATTAAGAACGATCTTTCTGCTCGCGGCTTTGGCCGGCGGCATCATGTTCGTGATGTTGTTCTATATGCCGATGCTGCTGCAAGGCGTACTGTCCTACACCCCTCAAGATGCCGGTCTGTTGATCACGCCCCTGGTCCTGTGCATTACGCTGGGCGCCATCGTCAATGGTCGGATCGTGACGAAACTGCATAATCCGAACCGTCTGGTCGTGTTCGGCTTCACGATGTTATTGCTCGCCAGCGTCGGCCTGTTGACGTCGACGCGCCATGCGACCTTCTTGACGCTGCTGGTGCTGATGTTTGCCGCCGGCATCGGTTTCGGCTTCATCTATCTGAACCTGACCGTCTTCACGCAGACGCTCGCCCCACGCGTGCATCTCGGCATCGCAACGGCCATGACACAGTCGATCCGCCTCGTGGGCGGCATGCTCGGCACCGCACTGGTAGGCTCGATCGTCGACGCGTGCTATCGCAAGGGGGTGGTGGACGGCTTTGCGGCACACCACTGGTTGGCGCGAATCGCCCCCTATACCGACCCAAAGATACTTTTTCCGGGCGCCGATCGCTCCATGCTCACCGGGCAAAGCGCCGAGCTTTCAGCGATGGGGCAGATTGCACGTGAAGCACTGGCACACGCACTGTTGATCGGCTTTTCGCTGTCGAGCGTCCTGGCGCTTGCCGGCTTGATGCTGGTCATAAAGCTGAACCCCGTCGTCCTGCCTGGCAAGAAGTCGACGTCCTGA